GAAAATCCAGGCATCAACCTGCGCGGCCTGGGGCGCGCTTTTGTCTCCAACCTGCAGGGCAACTCTGTGCAGGGCGCCAGTTCCATCACCCAGCAACTGGTGAAAAACGTGCTCATCCCGCCCGAGGAACGGGTGCAGCGCAGCTACACGCGTAAGATCAAAGAGGCCATCATGGCCGTCGAGGTGACGCGACGCTACCCCAAGGACCAGATCCTGGAGTGGTACCTCAACTATAACTTCTACGGCAATGCCGCCTACGGCGTCGAGGCTGCGGCGCGCATCTATTTCGACAAATCAGCGGCCGATGTCACCCTGGCCGAGGCTGCCATGCTCAGCGCCCTGCCGCAGTATCCCGGCCTGAACCCCATTCAGTCCCCGGAGGATGCCTATCGCCGCCAGCGCAAGGTGGTGGATGCCCTGGCCGAGGCCGGCTACATCAGCGCAGCCGAGGCGGAGGAGGCCAAGGCTTATGCGGACACCAAGCCGCTGGCGGTGCGCCTACGCGCAGCCGAGCGCTTCGAGTATCTCGACGCACCGCATTTTTCGCTCTACGTGCTGGATGAACTGCGCCGCGCGTACAACACAGCCGATGACCCTTACTTCATCTGGCGCAACGGCCTGCAAGTCTACACGACGCTCGATTTGGATCTGCAAAAGAAGGCTGAAGAGGTGGCGCGCGCCCAGGTGGCGAAGGTGCGCGAGAAGAACAACGTGCATAACGCCAGCGTTGTGGCCCTGCGCCCCACCACCGGCGAGATCGTGGCAATGGTGGGCAGCCTGGATTACAACGATGAGGAGAATGACGGCGAAGTCAACGTCGCCATCTCCAATCGCCAGCCCGGCTCGTCGTTCAAGCTCTTCACTTACCTGACGGCGTTGCAGCAGGGCTACACCCCGGCCAGCATGATCGTGGACGTGCGCACCGTTTTTCCTGACGCCGAGGCCCCCTATGTGCCAGAGAATTACGACCGCAAATATCACGGGCCACAGTTCCTGCGCGATGCCCTGGCGCGCTCGTACAACATCCCGGCCGTCTGGATGTTGAGCAAGGTCGGCGTCAAAAACGTGATCAACACCGCGCACAAGATGGGTATCACCACCTTGCGCGACGATTACTACGGTCTGGCCTTGACCCTGGGCGGCGGCGAAGTCAAGCTGCTCGATATGGTCTATGCATTCAGCCTGCTGGCCAATGGGGGTGTCATGGCCGGAGATGCGGTGCCCGCAGAGCGCCAGGCCGAAGGCCTGCGCACGCTTGACCCCGTGTCCATCCTGCAAGTGCGTGACAAGAACGGCCTGATCATCTATGAGTACAAGGAGCCGAAGCTGGCGCAGGTGGTTTCGCCGCAAGTCGCGTACGTGATGTCCAACATCCTGTCCGACACGGCGGCCCGCTGGGCAGCCTTTGGGCGCCCCAACGACCTGGAAATCCCAGGGCACACCGTGGCCGCGAAGACCGGCACCACCAATAACTGGCATGACAACTGGACGGTGGGATATACGTCACAACTCGCCGTGGGCGTTTGGGTGGGCAATACCGACAACGAACCGATGGACAAGATCAGCGGGTTGACCGGCGCTGCGCCCATCTGGAACCAGGTGATGACGTATGGCCTGGACAATATGCCTGATGTGCCTTTTGTGCAACCGCCTGGTATCAGGAAGATGACCGTTTGCTACCCGTCTGGCCTGCTGCCGACGGCCGAATGCCAACAGAAACGCACCGAGATTTTCATCGAGGGCAGTGAGCCAAAGACCTATGACACGGTCTGGCGCGCGTTCGAGGTCAACCGCGAGACGGGCAAACTGTCCACACCCTACACGCCGCCAGAGTTGATCGAACGCCGCATCTATCAGATTCTGCCGCCGGAAGCGGCCGACTGGGTGGTGGAGAGCACCATCCCGCAACCGCCCTCGGAGTATGACACAGCCTATGGGCAAGGGCCGGTCAATGACGAGGTGGCGATTATTTCTCCAGGAACCTACAACTACGTCAAGGGGCTGGTGCCCATCACCGGCAACGCGCGTGCGGGCGATTTCCGTAACTATCGCGTGGAGTTTGGGGAGGGCCTGAACCCCGGCGCCTGGACGCAAATTGGGCCGGAGCATGGCGATCAGAAGCAGAATGACACCCTGGAGTTCTGGGACACAACCACGCTGGACGGCCTCTACACGGTGCGCCTGAGCGTGACCGAAGGCAGCGGCAATGCGCGTACGGCCGCCACCCAGGTGACGGTGGACAACACCGCGCCGCGGGTCGAGATCGAGCATCCCTTCACCGGCAAGCTCTATGTGATGGAAGATGACGAGTGGGTCAGCATCACGGCCAATGCACGTGACAACTGGTCCATGGATCGCGCGGACTTCTACCTGGACCAGCAGAAAATTGGCTCCAGCACCGTGGCGCCGTTCAATGTCAAATGGACGATCAAGATGCTGAACCTGAAGCCGGTACCCGGTTCGCCGCCGGTCATGGGCACGGAGGTGATCACCAATACCGACGGCACGACCACCACGCAGGAGATTGTGGTCAGCGAGGTGGTGGTTGATCCGCAAGGGCGCATTATTCAGCGTTTTCACAGCGGCATGAGCGCCATCGTGGCCGCAGGTAAATACACGGAGACCCATCAGATCTACATCGAAGCCTTCGATTCGGCCGGCAACAGCACCAAGACTGACCCCATCACCATCCTGGTGACGCACAAGGCGAAGAAGAAGGCGACGGCCGCGCCGTTGTCATGGCTGCTGCCGGTCCGGCTGGGCGCGGCAGACGAAAAACCGGCGCCGGCCGAGCTGGGGGTGGCCGCGTTGGCCTGGCTGCGCCCAGTTGACGGCGCTCCCAACTTGGCCGATAATAGGCCCCCCAGGGGCACGATGTGAAACGAATTCTAATTACCAACGACGATGGCGTGCAATCGCTGGGGCTGCTGGCGTTGAAACAGGCACTGGCGCCCCTGGCTGAGATTATCGTCTTCGCGCCTGATCGCAACTGGAGCGCGGCCGGCCACACGAAAACCATGCACAAGCCGCTGCGTGTCAGCCAGGTGACGCTGGCCGATGGGTCGCCGGCCTTTGCCACCACCGGCGCGCCGTCCGACTGCGTGAGCCTGGCGCTGTTGGGTCTCGTGCCACAGGCGCCTGACCTGATCGTCTCTGGCATCAACCAGGGCGCCAATGTCGGCCATGACATCACCTATTCGGGCACCGTGGCCGGCGCGATGGAAGGGGTGGTGGCCGGTCTGCCGGCGATTGCCGTTTCGGTGGAATGGAGCGCAACCATTGATTATGAACCGGCCGCCGCGGCAACGGCCCAATTGGTGCGCCAGATCTTTGCGCATGGGCTTCCCCCCAATAGTTTCTTGAACGTGAACGCGCCGGCGCTGCCGCGTGACGCGATCCGTGGCTTGCGACGTACCCGGTTGGGGCAGCGCGTCTATCATGACAAGCTCATCGAGCGCCATGATCCACGCGGGCGGCCGTACTATTGGATTGGCGGCGACCCACCGGGCGGCATTCCCGACGAGGCCGGCCAGACCGACGTGGGCGCGTTGGCGTTGGGTTTCATTTCGGTGACGCCGCTGACGCTGGACATGACCGACCAGGCCCTGCTGGGGGCGTTGGCGGCGTGGGGATTGTAAGGCCGATACCCCGATGGCGGAGGACAACCTGCGCGGGGGATTCTGAGACGATTAGCATTAGGTGGGAGGACTGAATGACGAAGTACGCGTTTTTTGAAGGCGCCGTCGTGCCGTTGGAGCAGGCTACGGTCAGCGTCATGACGCATGCCTTGCACTATGGCACGGCCTGTTTTGGCGGGATTCGCGGCTACTGGAACCCTGAGCACCAGAATCTGTATATCTTCCGCCTGCGTGACCATTGCGAGCGTTTCCTGATGTCCACGCGGCTGCTGCTGATGAAGCTGCCTTTCAGCGCGGATGATTTGATGAACATCACGCTTGATCTGGTGCGACGTGAGGAGATGCGCCAGGACATCTACATCCGCCCCCTGGCGTACAAGGCGGAAAAGATCATCGGTGTGCGCTTGCACGATCTGCGTGACGAAGTGACGATCTATGCGGTGCCTTTTGGACGCTACATCGAGTCAGAAGAAGGCGCCCATGTCTGCACCTCCTCCTGGCGACGGGTGGACGACACTTCGATCCCGGCCCGTGGCAAGCTGGCCGGCGCCTATGTCAACTCGGCATTCATCAAAAGTGAAGCGCTGATGAACGGCTTCGATGAGGCCATTGTGCTCAACCAGGACGGCCATGTGTCAGAAGGCAGTGCCGAGAACATCTTCATCGTGCGCAACCGCACGCTGATCACCCCGCCGGTCAGCGACAACATCCTGGAAGGCATTACCCGGCGCACGTTGATTGATCTGGCTACCACCCAACTTGGCCTGCCGGTGGTCGAGCGCAGTATTGACCGCACCGAGCTGTACGTAGCCGATGAGGCTTTCTTCTGCGGCACGGGCGTGCAGGTGGCGGCGATTGCGTCGGTGGATCGGCGCCCGGTCGGCAGCGGCAAAATGGGGCCGATCACCAATGA
The sequence above is drawn from the Candidatus Amarolinea dominans genome and encodes:
- a CDS encoding transglycosylase domain-containing protein, whose translation is MTNRTQQIILWRQKRRRHDRQRPHPWRWLFQFSLSGLAIFFLIFGGGALTATAAAAGVYVYFAQNLPDAAAIETEQEDFATVKIFDRTGQHLLYESIDPRPFRGDRTYLPLNEMSPWLAKATIALEDRSFYENPGINLRGLGRAFVSNLQGNSVQGASSITQQLVKNVLIPPEERVQRSYTRKIKEAIMAVEVTRRYPKDQILEWYLNYNFYGNAAYGVEAAARIYFDKSAADVTLAEAAMLSALPQYPGLNPIQSPEDAYRRQRKVVDALAEAGYISAAEAEEAKAYADTKPLAVRLRAAERFEYLDAPHFSLYVLDELRRAYNTADDPYFIWRNGLQVYTTLDLDLQKKAEEVARAQVAKVREKNNVHNASVVALRPTTGEIVAMVGSLDYNDEENDGEVNVAISNRQPGSSFKLFTYLTALQQGYTPASMIVDVRTVFPDAEAPYVPENYDRKYHGPQFLRDALARSYNIPAVWMLSKVGVKNVINTAHKMGITTLRDDYYGLALTLGGGEVKLLDMVYAFSLLANGGVMAGDAVPAERQAEGLRTLDPVSILQVRDKNGLIIYEYKEPKLAQVVSPQVAYVMSNILSDTAARWAAFGRPNDLEIPGHTVAAKTGTTNNWHDNWTVGYTSQLAVGVWVGNTDNEPMDKISGLTGAAPIWNQVMTYGLDNMPDVPFVQPPGIRKMTVCYPSGLLPTAECQQKRTEIFIEGSEPKTYDTVWRAFEVNRETGKLSTPYTPPELIERRIYQILPPEAADWVVESTIPQPPSEYDTAYGQGPVNDEVAIISPGTYNYVKGLVPITGNARAGDFRNYRVEFGEGLNPGAWTQIGPEHGDQKQNDTLEFWDTTTLDGLYTVRLSVTEGSGNARTAATQVTVDNTAPRVEIEHPFTGKLYVMEDDEWVSITANARDNWSMDRADFYLDQQKIGSSTVAPFNVKWTIKMLNLKPVPGSPPVMGTEVITNTDGTTTTQEIVVSEVVVDPQGRIIQRFHSGMSAIVAAGKYTETHQIYIEAFDSAGNSTKTDPITILVTHKAKKKATAAPLSWLLPVRLGAADEKPAPAELGVAALAWLRPVDGAPNLADNRPPRGTM
- the surE gene encoding 5'/3'-nucleotidase SurE; protein product: MKRILITNDDGVQSLGLLALKQALAPLAEIIVFAPDRNWSAAGHTKTMHKPLRVSQVTLADGSPAFATTGAPSDCVSLALLGLVPQAPDLIVSGINQGANVGHDITYSGTVAGAMEGVVAGLPAIAVSVEWSATIDYEPAAAATAQLVRQIFAHGLPPNSFLNVNAPALPRDAIRGLRRTRLGQRVYHDKLIERHDPRGRPYYWIGGDPPGGIPDEAGQTDVGALALGFISVTPLTLDMTDQALLGALAAWGL
- a CDS encoding branched-chain amino acid transaminase, producing MTKYAFFEGAVVPLEQATVSVMTHALHYGTACFGGIRGYWNPEHQNLYIFRLRDHCERFLMSTRLLLMKLPFSADDLMNITLDLVRREEMRQDIYIRPLAYKAEKIIGVRLHDLRDEVTIYAVPFGRYIESEEGAHVCTSSWRRVDDTSIPARGKLAGAYVNSAFIKSEALMNGFDEAIVLNQDGHVSEGSAENIFIVRNRTLITPPVSDNILEGITRRTLIDLATTQLGLPVVERSIDRTELYVADEAFFCGTGVQVAAIASVDRRPVGSGKMGPITNELRDLYFEVVRGNVPQYSDWCTPVF